One Acidimicrobiales bacterium DNA window includes the following coding sequences:
- a CDS encoding epoxide hydrolase: MAEDITPFKISVAQDALDDLRSRLLNTRWPEAETVGDWSQGAPLEYVRSLCAYWSDGYDWSAREARLNDLPHYLTRIDGLDIHFVHVRSPHEGAIPLVLTHGWPGSFVEFLEVIGPLADPTAHGGNESDAFHVVVPSLPGYAFSGKPASTGWSVKRTARAWATLMARLGYDRYGAQGGDWGAMVTTAIGLQDPDHVAGIHLNMIIGFPGPDDGEPTEMEQSALAGVQSYMAVDSGYSKQQSTRPQTLGYALVDSPAGQCAWILEKFWSWSDTAGDPVGALGADRILDNVMLYWLPATGASSARMYWESFNDPILDPIAVPMGGSVFPKEIFRCSRRWAARQFQDIRYWNEPPRGGHFAAFEQPALFVDEVRAFFRTVR, encoded by the coding sequence TTGGCCGAGGACATCACGCCGTTCAAGATCTCCGTTGCACAGGATGCGTTGGACGATCTGCGCTCGAGGCTGCTCAACACCCGCTGGCCCGAGGCCGAGACCGTCGGCGACTGGTCACAGGGAGCTCCTCTCGAATACGTGCGGTCGCTCTGCGCCTACTGGTCGGACGGCTACGACTGGTCCGCCCGTGAGGCCCGGCTCAACGACTTGCCCCACTACCTCACGCGCATCGACGGGCTGGACATCCACTTCGTTCACGTCCGCTCACCACACGAGGGTGCGATACCACTGGTGCTGACTCACGGCTGGCCGGGTTCGTTTGTCGAGTTCCTGGAGGTGATCGGGCCGCTCGCCGATCCCACCGCCCACGGCGGGAACGAGTCGGACGCGTTCCACGTCGTGGTGCCTTCACTCCCGGGCTACGCCTTCTCCGGCAAGCCCGCTTCGACGGGGTGGAGTGTCAAGCGCACGGCCCGGGCGTGGGCCACGCTCATGGCGCGGCTCGGTTACGACCGCTACGGGGCGCAGGGCGGCGACTGGGGGGCGATGGTGACCACGGCTATCGGGCTTCAGGATCCCGACCATGTCGCCGGCATCCATCTGAACATGATCATCGGCTTCCCGGGCCCCGACGATGGGGAGCCGACGGAAATGGAGCAGTCGGCGCTTGCCGGTGTGCAGTCGTACATGGCGGTCGACTCCGGCTACTCCAAGCAGCAGTCGACACGGCCGCAGACTCTCGGTTACGCGCTCGTCGACTCGCCGGCCGGCCAGTGCGCGTGGATCCTCGAGAAATTCTGGTCGTGGAGCGACACCGCGGGCGATCCTGTCGGTGCCCTGGGCGCCGACAGGATCCTCGACAACGTCATGCTCTACTGGCTGCCGGCCACCGGTGCATCGTCGGCACGGATGTACTGGGAGTCCTTCAACGACCCGATCCTCGACCCCATCGCCGTCCCGATGGGCGGATCGGTCTTTCCGAAGGAGATCTTCCGCTGCTCGCGCCGTTGGGCCGCGCGCCAGTTCCAGGACATCCGGTACTGGAACGAACCGCCGCGCGGCGGCCACTTCGCGGCCTTCGAGCAGCCTGCCTTGTTCGTCGACGAGGTTCGCGCCTTCTTCCGGACTGTCCGCTAG
- a CDS encoding CoA transferase: protein MDQAEQPTGPLAGVRVLDLTSVVMGPYATQLLGDLGADVITVEPGRGETNRAMGPGPSPQFSGISLNLLRNKRNIAVNIKHPDGRGVILDIAATCDVFITNLRPGALARSALTYDDVRSMRPDIVYCHAHGYPTGSERQDDPAYDDIIQAETGIADAAARVGGIPLVAPTIMADKVCGLTIAYSVIAALYRRALTGEGDRVEVPMFDTATSFMLVEHGSAAIPRPPLGHAGYPRILTPNRKPWPTKDGWIMVLPYTRDHYDSIFTATGRTDMLGDERYATGRNRIANSGFLYDQVGQMLTRRTTDEWLAFFREHDIPAGAVGSLDDLVEQLPESDHPHVGRYKVIPPPVRFASAPQNVRRHAPRIGEHTEEVLLEIGYDQADVAALRASGALASAAAEFS, encoded by the coding sequence ATGGATCAAGCCGAGCAGCCGACGGGACCACTCGCCGGCGTGCGTGTGCTCGACCTGACCTCGGTCGTCATGGGCCCGTACGCCACCCAACTGCTCGGAGATCTCGGCGCCGACGTGATCACGGTCGAGCCGGGCCGCGGTGAGACCAATCGTGCGATGGGCCCGGGCCCGTCACCCCAGTTCTCGGGCATCTCCCTCAACCTCCTGCGCAACAAGCGCAACATCGCCGTGAACATCAAGCACCCCGACGGCCGCGGCGTGATCCTCGACATCGCCGCGACGTGCGACGTCTTCATCACCAACCTCCGGCCCGGCGCACTCGCCCGTTCGGCGCTCACCTACGACGACGTGCGCTCCATGAGGCCAGACATCGTCTACTGCCATGCACACGGATACCCGACCGGGTCCGAGCGGCAGGACGATCCCGCCTACGACGACATCATCCAGGCGGAGACCGGCATCGCCGACGCGGCCGCGCGCGTCGGCGGCATCCCGCTGGTCGCTCCGACGATCATGGCCGACAAGGTGTGCGGCCTGACTATCGCCTACTCGGTCATCGCCGCCCTCTACCGGCGTGCACTGACCGGCGAGGGCGACCGCGTGGAGGTTCCGATGTTCGACACGGCGACGTCATTCATGCTCGTCGAGCACGGCTCGGCCGCGATCCCACGGCCTCCACTCGGCCACGCCGGCTACCCGAGAATCCTCACGCCCAACCGGAAGCCGTGGCCGACCAAAGACGGCTGGATCATGGTCCTGCCCTATACGCGTGATCACTACGACTCGATCTTCACCGCGACCGGGCGCACCGACATGCTGGGTGACGAGCGTTACGCGACGGGCCGAAATCGCATCGCCAACTCGGGGTTCCTGTACGACCAGGTCGGGCAGATGCTCACCCGGCGGACGACGGACGAGTGGCTCGCCTTCTTCCGGGAGCACGACATCCCCGCCGGTGCCGTCGGTTCGCTGGACGATCTCGTGGAGCAGCTACCCGAGAGCGATCATCCGCATGTCGGCCGGTACAAGGTCATCCCCCCGCCAGTTCGTTTCGCCAGCGCGCCGCAGAACGTCCGCCGTCATGCGCCTCGTATCGGCGAGCACACCGAAGAGGTGTTGCTCGAGATCGGCTACGACCAGGCGGATGTCGCGGCACTGCGCGCGTCCGGTGCGCTCGCAAGCGCTGCAGCCGAGTTCTCCTGA
- a CDS encoding glycoside hydrolase family 3 C-terminal domain-containing protein: MENLSGDRNRPPLWRPALAAAAAATALVGGVFAAVGPASGDDGGAPRAAPGAAGGAKLSTACPWMDSSFPSGQRAQMLLSAMTPLQEAEMLHLYWGGSSANPFEGLSPAIPSLCIPAITEQDGAAGVGSGWRTAAGQFVGVTQLPAPIADAAAFDPGLARSYGQVIGAEDAAVGVDMALAPTINIERDPLWGRAYESLGEDPYLTASLSVPLVDGIQSHRVVAVVKHYAAYNQETGRGTLRDDVVVADRALHEIYLPAWSTVIQHAHPGGVMCAYDLINGVPSCQSQALLVDQLRGAWGFAGFVRSDCGSIFDQPASLAAGVSQVKCTRLYQPAAIAAAVSAGTMPKAELDSLVRPLLEVLFRFDLIASPHQLQPNAAVSTAADQAVALQTADEGSVLLKNAGVLPLDPTATVALIGPNGGSPMTAGHGAMHVRSRQVTTALDALQDTIGSRLSYTDGANLAVAQRLARTARVAVVVVHDVESEGHDRTTLSLPGNQDALVAAVAAVNPRTVVVIESGAPVYMPWLGSVAAVLETWYPGQQAGQSLVDLLTGAVDPGGKLPVSWPAPGGPRPDAAAGEFASLKGPTYFDDGIDVGYRWYDSTGAQPQFPFGYGLSYTTFRFSNLQVKVGKGPGLTVTARVANVGTREGSDVAQCYIGLPSSTGEPPRQLRGFTRLDLLPGKSTPVRFAVSAGDLATWSGAPGTIGSWSVAAGRYVVYVGDASDLANLALRSSVAVPAAQLGPASGPGPVVGAPTGISATSS; encoded by the coding sequence ATGGAAAACCTCAGCGGCGATCGGAACCGGCCACCGTTGTGGCGCCCGGCGCTGGCGGCCGCCGCGGCGGCGACCGCCCTCGTTGGTGGCGTCTTTGCCGCGGTCGGGCCCGCGTCGGGCGACGACGGCGGAGCCCCTCGGGCCGCGCCGGGCGCGGCCGGCGGGGCGAAGCTCTCGACGGCGTGCCCGTGGATGGATTCCTCGTTCCCGTCTGGCCAGCGGGCACAGATGCTGCTGTCGGCGATGACGCCTCTGCAGGAGGCGGAAATGCTGCACCTCTACTGGGGGGGCAGCTCGGCAAATCCCTTCGAGGGTTTGAGCCCCGCGATCCCCTCGCTTTGCATTCCGGCGATCACCGAGCAGGACGGGGCCGCCGGCGTCGGCAGTGGGTGGCGGACTGCCGCCGGCCAGTTCGTCGGGGTTACGCAGCTCCCTGCGCCCATCGCCGACGCGGCAGCGTTCGACCCCGGCCTGGCCCGCTCGTACGGGCAGGTCATCGGGGCCGAGGACGCGGCGGTCGGTGTCGACATGGCTCTCGCTCCGACCATCAACATCGAGAGGGATCCCTTGTGGGGGCGGGCGTACGAGTCGCTCGGGGAGGATCCCTACCTCACGGCGTCGCTGTCGGTGCCACTCGTCGACGGTATTCAAAGCCACCGCGTCGTCGCAGTGGTGAAGCACTACGCCGCATACAACCAGGAGACCGGGAGGGGCACCCTCCGCGACGACGTCGTCGTCGCCGACCGTGCACTCCACGAGATCTACCTTCCCGCCTGGTCCACCGTGATCCAGCATGCGCACCCGGGCGGTGTGATGTGCGCGTACGACCTCATCAACGGCGTGCCCTCCTGCCAGAGCCAGGCGCTGCTTGTCGACCAACTTCGCGGCGCCTGGGGTTTTGCCGGTTTCGTGCGCTCGGACTGCGGTTCGATCTTCGACCAGCCTGCCTCGCTCGCCGCCGGCGTATCGCAGGTCAAGTGCACGCGGCTCTACCAGCCGGCTGCGATTGCCGCGGCGGTCTCGGCCGGCACCATGCCCAAGGCCGAGCTCGACTCGCTGGTCCGACCCTTGCTCGAGGTGCTGTTCAGGTTCGACCTGATCGCTTCGCCCCATCAGCTCCAACCGAACGCGGCGGTGTCGACCGCGGCCGATCAAGCGGTGGCTCTACAGACCGCCGACGAGGGTTCGGTGTTGCTCAAGAATGCCGGCGTCCTACCGCTCGACCCCACCGCGACCGTCGCTCTCATCGGTCCCAACGGCGGCAGTCCAATGACAGCCGGGCACGGCGCCATGCACGTGCGCTCCCGGCAGGTGACCACCGCGCTGGACGCCCTCCAGGACACGATCGGGTCACGCCTGTCGTATACCGACGGCGCCAACCTGGCGGTCGCCCAACGGCTGGCCCGCACCGCCCGGGTCGCCGTCGTCGTGGTCCACGATGTCGAGTCCGAAGGCCATGACCGCACGACTCTTTCGTTGCCTGGCAACCAGGACGCGTTGGTCGCGGCCGTTGCAGCGGTCAACCCGCGCACCGTCGTGGTGATCGAGTCCGGAGCGCCGGTCTACATGCCGTGGCTGGGGTCTGTCGCTGCGGTCCTGGAGACCTGGTACCCGGGGCAGCAGGCCGGGCAGTCACTGGTGGACCTGCTCACCGGTGCCGTCGATCCGGGGGGCAAGTTGCCGGTCTCCTGGCCGGCTCCGGGCGGGCCCCGCCCCGACGCTGCCGCGGGGGAGTTCGCGTCGCTCAAAGGACCCACGTATTTCGACGACGGCATCGACGTCGGCTACCGCTGGTACGACAGCACCGGCGCTCAACCACAGTTTCCCTTCGGGTACGGACTGTCGTATACGACGTTCCGCTTTTCGAACCTCCAGGTGAAGGTGGGGAAGGGACCGGGCCTGACCGTGACCGCGCGCGTCGCCAACGTCGGTACGCGTGAGGGCAGCGACGTCGCGCAGTGCTACATCGGGCTTCCATCCTCGACCGGAGAGCCACCGCGCCAGTTGAGAGGTTTCACGAGGTTGGACCTCCTGCCCGGCAAGAGCACGCCCGTCCGGTTCGCGGTCTCCGCCGGCGACCTGGCCACCTGGAGCGGCGCGCCCGGGACCATCGGGTCCTGGTCGGTGGCGGCAGGCCGCTACGTGGTGTACGTGGGCGACGCGTCGGACCTGGCCAACTTGGCGCTGCGGTCGTCGGTGGCCGTGCCGGCCGCGCAGCTCGGTCCCGCAAGCGGTCCCGGTCCGGTGGTCGGCGCACCGACGGGCATATCTGCGACATCGTCATAG
- a CDS encoding alpha/beta hydrolase, whose translation MTGPAADVPEWFTWALDQPVETGELLVDGCPIAFRRWGDTALPGLLLVHGGGAHSRWWDHVAPFFSNECCVTAIDMSGHGDSGRRPIYTFPQWAAEVAALATSASPQPPVILAHSLGGFVTFHAAARHGNDLEGIIIIDSPVREPTPEQEANTNHQAFGPLRLYPTREDALLRFRTVPDQPFLLPYVVEHVKQHSVHQVPGGWSWKFDPTFFNNLGEFDPRVLGGVNCRVAILRAEFGLVTPDIGAHMYELLGRTAPVIEIPLAYHHVMLDQPIALVTAVRSLLADWRHSYALRTAGS comes from the coding sequence ATGACCGGCCCCGCCGCGGATGTGCCCGAATGGTTCACGTGGGCGCTGGACCAACCGGTCGAGACAGGCGAGCTACTCGTCGACGGGTGCCCGATCGCCTTCCGGCGCTGGGGTGACACCGCTCTTCCCGGGCTGCTCCTGGTCCACGGGGGCGGAGCACACAGCAGATGGTGGGACCACGTAGCTCCGTTTTTCTCCAACGAATGCTGCGTCACAGCGATCGATATGTCCGGGCACGGCGACAGCGGGCGCCGGCCGATCTACACCTTCCCCCAATGGGCGGCCGAAGTCGCCGCTCTCGCAACGTCGGCGTCACCGCAACCGCCTGTCATCCTCGCCCACAGCCTCGGCGGGTTCGTCACCTTCCACGCCGCGGCGCGCCACGGGAACGATCTCGAAGGGATCATCATCATCGACTCGCCTGTGCGCGAGCCGACGCCCGAGCAGGAGGCGAACACGAACCACCAGGCATTCGGCCCACTGCGCTTGTACCCCACCCGCGAGGATGCCCTGCTGAGGTTCCGCACCGTTCCCGACCAACCGTTTCTGCTTCCGTATGTCGTCGAGCACGTCAAGCAGCATTCGGTGCACCAGGTACCCGGCGGCTGGAGCTGGAAGTTCGACCCCACCTTCTTCAACAACCTCGGTGAGTTCGACCCGCGGGTTCTGGGCGGTGTCAACTGCCGGGTGGCGATACTGCGCGCCGAGTTCGGCCTGGTCACCCCGGACATCGGGGCCCACATGTACGAGCTGCTCGGCCGCACGGCGCCGGTCATCGAGATCCCCCTCGCCTACCACCACGTGATGCTCGACCAGCCGATCGCCCTGGTGACGGCGGTCAGGTCGTTGCTCGCCGACTGGCGGCATTCGTACGCCCTTCGCACGGCGGGTAGCTGA
- a CDS encoding RNA polymerase sigma factor has product MRGLGGSTGRHEDSLEQWLADGYAPAYRTAFLILRNPADAEEAVQDAFLRAWRFRAAIPAGEGVRPWLYRVVVNSCLSKLRSDRGRRENTTGFSDLAALLAEDGPGPEMSALQADVHGAVLDALGRLPEHLRVVVVLRYYAQLSEREIAAVIHRRPGTVKSRLHDAKAILGSDPALAAYEPVGAGAVRAGDSEGAADG; this is encoded by the coding sequence ATGAGAGGTTTGGGGGGTTCTACAGGCCGCCACGAGGACAGCCTCGAGCAGTGGCTCGCCGACGGCTACGCGCCGGCGTACCGGACCGCATTCCTGATCCTGCGCAACCCCGCCGACGCTGAGGAGGCCGTGCAGGACGCATTCTTGAGGGCCTGGCGGTTCCGCGCCGCCATCCCGGCCGGCGAAGGTGTCCGCCCCTGGCTGTACCGGGTGGTCGTGAACTCCTGCCTGAGCAAGCTGCGCTCCGACCGGGGGCGCCGCGAGAACACGACCGGCTTCTCGGATCTGGCAGCCCTGTTGGCGGAGGACGGTCCCGGTCCAGAGATGTCCGCCCTGCAAGCAGATGTACACGGCGCGGTGCTCGACGCGCTGGGAAGGCTGCCGGAGCATCTGCGGGTGGTCGTTGTCCTCCGCTACTACGCGCAGCTGAGCGAGCGGGAGATCGCCGCGGTGATCCACCGGCGCCCGGGCACCGTCAAGAGCCGCCTGCACGACGCCAAGGCGATCCTGGGCTCTGACCCGGCGCTGGCAGCGTACGAGCCGGTCGGTGCCGGTGCCGTCCGCGCCGGCGACTCAGAAGGAGCAGCCGATGGTTGA
- a CDS encoding DUF4349 domain-containing protein, producing the protein MVDDLTLERLLGDAADAITVPPDGPERVLAARGATAPVRPHLSRRCLEWLRRRPLRTAAVLVASTVAVGLVAGVASNSGGSGPSGSAAHTAGIGQRSPATQNSQQGTSSAASGAALPSPALPSGAAQPSTPNLVPSSSQAKVVKTGSMTLQVASVEPAIDRMTFLAGSVGGYVASSTTNVPGAGQPSSGDITLRVPEASFESFVTQVRLLGKPSQVTVSGRDVTSQYADLKARLQALQSTINQLQLIETKAQTIGDVLAVEQQISAEQTQADQIQGQINVLDDQTTYASLSVHAVEQQKKSAAAPPPPSGISKAWDHTRHSFAHGVESVIGALGGIAVFLLFAGLLVGLARIGWLALRRRLV; encoded by the coding sequence ATGGTTGACGACCTAACGCTCGAGCGGCTGCTCGGCGACGCTGCCGATGCGATCACGGTTCCCCCGGACGGCCCCGAGCGGGTGCTCGCCGCCCGAGGTGCGACGGCTCCCGTCCGGCCGCACCTGTCCCGCCGGTGTCTGGAGTGGCTGCGCCGCCGGCCGCTTCGCACGGCGGCGGTCCTGGTCGCGTCGACCGTGGCCGTAGGTTTGGTTGCCGGCGTGGCCTCGAACAGCGGCGGCTCGGGCCCGAGCGGATCCGCTGCCCACACGGCGGGCATCGGCCAACGGTCACCGGCGACCCAGAACAGCCAACAGGGCACATCGAGCGCGGCGTCGGGGGCGGCCTTGCCGTCACCCGCTTTGCCGTCCGGCGCCGCTCAGCCCAGCACCCCGAATCTGGTGCCTTCATCGAGCCAGGCCAAGGTCGTCAAGACGGGATCCATGACATTGCAGGTCGCATCGGTGGAGCCCGCCATCGACCGGATGACGTTCCTCGCGGGGAGTGTCGGTGGTTACGTGGCGTCGTCGACGACGAACGTCCCCGGCGCCGGGCAACCCTCGAGCGGTGACATCACGTTGCGGGTTCCGGAGGCGTCGTTTGAGTCTTTTGTCACGCAAGTGCGGTTATTGGGCAAGCCTTCCCAGGTGACGGTCTCGGGCCGGGACGTGACTTCCCAGTACGCGGACCTCAAAGCGCGGCTGCAGGCGCTGCAGTCGACGATCAACCAGCTGCAGCTGATCGAGACGAAGGCCCAGACGATCGGGGACGTTCTCGCCGTCGAGCAGCAGATCAGCGCGGAACAGACCCAGGCCGACCAGATACAGGGGCAGATCAACGTGCTGGACGACCAGACGACCTACGCCTCCCTGTCGGTGCACGCAGTCGAGCAACAGAAGAAGTCGGCCGCAGCACCGCCACCCCCGAGCGGCATATCCAAGGCGTGGGACCACACCCGGCACAGCTTCGCCCATGGCGTCGAGAGTGTCATCGGGGCGCTCGGCGGCATCGCTGTGTTCCTCCTCTTCGCCGGTCTCTTGGTCGGCTTGGCCCGGATCGGATGGCTCGCGCTGCGCCGGCGTCTCGTGTAG
- the galK gene encoding galactokinase: MRSAFAPGRVNLIGDHTDYTGGYVLPMAIDLGITVSVDPGGDRVVLKSSIEADVVDLPIRLSDPRSVNDGWGRYVAGVIAEIRPVTGATGTVSSTLPSGVGLASSAALEVAVALALGYAGPPADLAVACQRAEQRSAGVPCGVMDQLASATGVAGHALLIDCSSNEVKPIAFPDGCEIVAIPSGEQRKLARSAYAERRYACEQAEYYLGPLRSAALVDVAKLNDPILRSRVRHVVTENSRVLEFAQLFRYGKLVEAGRLMYESHRSLRDDFNVSTPALDSIVERLMATPGVYGARLTGAGFGGCVVALTRPGVLSEGWRLEPSDGARIL, from the coding sequence ATGAGATCGGCGTTCGCCCCAGGGCGGGTCAACCTCATCGGCGATCACACCGACTACACCGGCGGATACGTGCTCCCCATGGCCATCGACCTCGGCATCACGGTCAGCGTCGACCCGGGGGGCGACCGGGTTGTGCTCAAGTCGTCCATCGAGGCCGACGTCGTAGACCTGCCCATCCGCCTGTCGGACCCGCGATCGGTCAACGACGGCTGGGGACGGTATGTGGCGGGGGTCATCGCGGAGATCCGACCGGTCACCGGCGCGACCGGTACGGTGAGCTCTACCCTGCCCTCCGGCGTCGGGCTCGCGTCGAGCGCCGCCTTGGAAGTCGCGGTGGCGCTGGCGCTCGGTTATGCCGGGCCGCCGGCCGACCTGGCCGTCGCGTGCCAGCGCGCCGAACAGCGCTCAGCGGGCGTCCCCTGCGGCGTCATGGACCAACTCGCGTCCGCGACGGGAGTGGCCGGCCACGCCCTGCTGATCGACTGCTCGAGCAACGAGGTGAAGCCGATCGCGTTCCCCGACGGCTGCGAGATCGTGGCCATCCCGTCCGGGGAGCAACGCAAGTTGGCCCGCTCTGCGTACGCGGAGCGCCGGTACGCCTGTGAGCAAGCCGAGTACTACCTAGGACCGCTTCGGTCCGCCGCCCTCGTCGACGTCGCCAAGCTCAACGACCCGATCCTCCGCAGCCGCGTGCGCCACGTGGTAACCGAGAACAGCCGCGTCCTCGAATTCGCTCAGCTGTTCCGCTACGGAAAGCTAGTGGAGGCCGGAAGGTTGATGTACGAGAGCCACCGGTCGCTTCGCGACGACTTCAACGTCTCGACGCCGGCCCTGGATTCGATCGTCGAGCGCCTGATGGCGACGCCCGGTGTGTACGGGGCGCGCCTGACGGGGGCCGGTTTCGGAGGATGCGTCGTCGCGCTGACACGGCCCGGGGTGCTGTCGGAGGGTTGGCGCCTCGAACCGTCCGACGGGGCACGGATCCTCTAG
- a CDS encoding VOC family protein, protein MPVRSLGYLRIGSEDIEAWRRFAGEFLGLMEERGDNADALYYRMDDYPPRLVVSPAAQSGVEAIGFEVLNGKELAGLAAAVEATGTKVVPLDAVECRERRITEGVRFDDPAGNPVELFWGVALSHKAVSTPLVSGFVTGNQGMGHVVITVSDGPAAFEFYTSVLGFRGRNTLRLPAAPAADGSPRFETLWFLGCNPRHHTVGILPMAGPGRLVHFMVEAGTLDDVGRAWDRAERLDVPVMQTLGRHTNDKMVSFYVISPGGFAVEFGFDGLQVTEEEPVYEITEGAFWGHKFVNFPSL, encoded by the coding sequence ATGCCAGTGCGTTCACTGGGGTACCTGCGGATCGGCAGCGAGGACATCGAGGCGTGGCGCCGTTTCGCCGGTGAGTTCCTCGGGCTCATGGAGGAGCGCGGCGACAACGCGGACGCCCTTTACTACCGGATGGACGACTACCCGCCCCGGCTGGTCGTCTCGCCGGCGGCCCAGAGCGGGGTCGAGGCGATCGGATTCGAGGTGCTGAACGGCAAGGAGCTCGCCGGTCTCGCAGCCGCAGTCGAAGCGACTGGAACCAAGGTCGTGCCTCTGGACGCCGTGGAGTGCCGCGAGCGGCGCATCACGGAAGGGGTGCGTTTCGACGATCCCGCCGGGAACCCGGTGGAGCTCTTCTGGGGAGTGGCGCTCAGCCACAAGGCGGTCTCGACTCCCCTGGTCAGCGGGTTCGTGACCGGCAACCAGGGGATGGGGCACGTGGTGATCACCGTGTCCGACGGGCCGGCCGCCTTCGAGTTCTACACCTCGGTGCTCGGGTTCCGGGGGCGCAACACGCTTCGCCTCCCGGCCGCACCCGCGGCCGACGGCAGCCCTCGGTTCGAGACGTTGTGGTTCCTCGGCTGCAACCCGCGCCACCACACGGTGGGCATTCTGCCGATGGCAGGGCCTGGGAGACTCGTCCACTTCATGGTCGAGGCCGGGACCCTCGACGACGTGGGGCGCGCGTGGGACCGAGCCGAGCGGCTCGACGTCCCGGTGATGCAGACGCTGGGAAGGCATACCAACGACAAGATGGTGTCGTTCTACGTGATCAGCCCCGGCGGGTTCGCGGTGGAGTTCGGCTTCGACGGGCTCCAGGTGACCGAGGAGGAGCCGGTTTACGAGATCACCGAAGGCGCCTTCTGGGGCCACAAGTTCGTCAACTTCCCGTCGCTCTAG